The region AACCATCACTAAAAAAATACTTGACGGGAAAAAAAGAATGGAAAAAAATCTTACAGCTATGGGTCTGGAATATGTGCCGTCACAGGCAAATTTCCTTCTCGTAAATGTCGGTGACGGGAACAAAATATTTACAGCGCTGCTGAAAATGGGCGTGATAGTGCGGGGAATGGCGGAATACGAACTGAGCGAATTCATCAGAGTGACTGTCGGAAAGCCCGGGGAAAATGATTTTTTCATAAAATGCCTGAAGAAAATAAAGGGGAAATAAAATGATACTGACACTAAAAAGGAATGTTTCAAAAAACGACATAAAGCGGATTGAGAAAAAAATTAAATCTTACGGTTTTAAGGCCCATTATTCAAAAGGCGCGTCCGACATCACCATCGGAGTGATAGGCGAAAACGCCATACTTTTGAGAGAATTTTTTGAAGCGGACCCCGCCGTAAAAAGCATTGTCCAGATATCAAAACCCTATAAACTCGCCAGCCGCCAGGTGCATCCCGAAGACAGCGTTATAAGCTGCGGGAAGGAAAAAATAGGCGGCGGAAGATTTACGGTAATGGCCGGGCCGTGCTCCGTTGAAAACCGGGCGAATCTCATGAAAACCGCGAGGATGGTGAAAAAACACGGAGCGACTTTTCTCAGGGGCGGGGCTTTCAAACCCCGCACTTCACCCTACTCTTTTCAGGGGTTGGGAGAAGAAGGCCTCAAATATCTTGCCGAGGCCAGAAAACTCACGGGCTTAAAAATAATCACGGAAGTCATGGAGATCTCACAGATAGAAATTGTGGCCAAATACGCCGACATTATGCAGGTGGGGGCCCGGAACATGCAGAATTTCAATCTCCTGAGGGAGCTCGGAAAAATAAACACGCCCGTGATGATCAAGCGGGGCATGTCCGCCACAATCACCGAACTGCTGATGGCCGCGGAATATGTTCTCAGCGAAGGCAATCAGAATGTCATCCTCTGCGAGAGGGGCATCCGCACTTTTACCCAGTCCACGCGTTTTACGCTTGATATAAGCGCCGTGCCCGTTCTTAAAAAAGAATCCCACCTGCCCGTCATAATAGACCCTTCCCATTCGGCCGGAGTGAGAGAGCTTGTGCCGTCACTCTGTCTGGCGGCCGCGGCCTCCGGCGCCGACGGGATAATAGTGGAAGCTCATCACGACCCCAAAAATGCGTTCTCCGACGCGGCGCAGACAATAGACGAAAAAACTTTCGCGGATATAATGAAAAAGATCAAACCCATAGCCAAGGCCGTGGGCAAAACAATTTAGTCCTGCTTAAGAATTAATTTTCAGATTTTAAAAACATCCTGCAATAATTTTACGTGGCTCGCGAATGTTATATGCGGAATATCATGATACGGCACAAATTTCGCTTCGCTGACTTCTTTGTTGAGTTTTAATTCTTCGCTTAAGGGTTTCACCTCATAGCCCATGACAAGAAGAGATCCGTGTATCCTGCTGCTGAAACTGTATACACCCACCAGCCGGATGATCTCGCCTTTTATTCCCGTTTCCTCCATAAGTTCTCTGAGACACGCCTCTTCAGGATGTTCGCCGCTCTCAACAAATCCTCCCGGCAAAGACCACTGGCCGGCCGCCGGCTCAAAAGCCCTGCGGCTGACAAGCACTTCGCGGCGCGTATTGACCACCGCCGCCACAGCCACGGGCACGGGATTCTGATAATTGATCCACCGGCATGAGGGACAGGTCAGGCGCGCGGCGCCATCTATATCC is a window of Candidatus Omnitrophota bacterium DNA encoding:
- a CDS encoding aminotransferase class I/II-fold pyridoxal phosphate-dependent enzyme, with the translated sequence TITKKILDGKKRMEKNLTAMGLEYVPSQANFLLVNVGDGNKIFTALLKMGVIVRGMAEYELSEFIRVTVGKPGENDFFIKCLKKIKGK
- the aroF gene encoding 3-deoxy-7-phosphoheptulonate synthase — protein: MILTLKRNVSKNDIKRIEKKIKSYGFKAHYSKGASDITIGVIGENAILLREFFEADPAVKSIVQISKPYKLASRQVHPEDSVISCGKEKIGGGRFTVMAGPCSVENRANLMKTARMVKKHGATFLRGGAFKPRTSPYSFQGLGEEGLKYLAEARKLTGLKIITEVMEISQIEIVAKYADIMQVGARNMQNFNLLRELGKINTPVMIKRGMSATITELLMAAEYVLSEGNQNVILCERGIRTFTQSTRFTLDISAVPVLKKESHLPVIIDPSHSAGVRELVPSLCLAAAASGADGIIVEAHHDPKNAFSDAAQTIDEKTFADIMKKIKPIAKAVGKTI
- a CDS encoding NUDIX hydrolase — translated: MDKKPVFKFCPICRAELAAKDIDGAARLTCPSCRWINYQNPVPVAVAAVVNTRREVLVSRRAFEPAAGQWSLPGGFVESGEHPEEACLRELMEETGIKGEIIRLVGVYSFSSRIHGSLLVMGYEVKPLSEELKLNKEVSEAKFVPYHDIPHITFASHVKLLQDVFKI